A single genomic interval of Croceibacter atlanticus HTCC2559 harbors:
- a CDS encoding VOC family protein, whose amino-acid sequence MINFTFNHIALSVRDVDESVAFYQKVFHFKEIENTASNSKTRWLTIGNGKQLHLIPRPDFEIKINKAVHFAFSTADFDAFIKYLEDINITYSDWNDIPNKVYIRQDGIKQIYFQDPNGYWLEVNNDC is encoded by the coding sequence ATGATAAATTTCACTTTTAACCACATTGCACTTTCAGTAAGAGATGTAGATGAGTCTGTTGCATTTTACCAAAAGGTTTTTCATTTTAAAGAAATAGAAAACACCGCTTCTAACTCTAAAACAAGATGGTTAACAATTGGTAATGGGAAACAGCTTCACTTAATACCGCGTCCAGATTTTGAAATAAAAATTAATAAAGCTGTACATTTTGCGTTTTCAACAGCGGATTTTGATGCTTTTATTAAATACTTAGAGGATATAAACATCACCTATTCAGATTGGAATGATATACCAAACAAAGTGTATATTCGACAAGATGGTATTAAGCAGATTTATTTTCAAGACCCAAACGGGTATTGGCTCGAAGTAAATAATGACTGTTAG
- a CDS encoding DUF6624 domain-containing protein, translated as MDYSQIAKTIIALKNNDLEFREKLIKRGQLGKGYNKEMAQIHNHNATILNEIIDEIGYPTEQNVGKEANDAAWLIIQHAIGQPNFMKKCARLLVVAERKHKISSKKLAYLTDRIAVFENKPQRYGTQFDWDQNGELSPNRFDDLEKVNKRRKSIGLNSIEEQTELIRQQAKNNNEEPPKDFKKRKQEIETWKRTVGWIT; from the coding sequence ATGGACTACAGCCAAATAGCCAAAACAATTATTGCACTTAAAAACAACGATCTGGAATTTCGTGAAAAACTAATTAAGCGTGGGCAACTTGGAAAGGGTTACAATAAAGAGATGGCACAAATTCACAATCATAACGCAACTATTTTAAATGAGATAATTGATGAGATTGGCTACCCAACAGAACAGAATGTTGGTAAAGAAGCAAATGATGCAGCTTGGCTGATAATACAACACGCCATAGGACAACCTAACTTTATGAAAAAGTGCGCCAGACTCCTAGTAGTTGCTGAGCGTAAACACAAAATTTCATCAAAAAAATTGGCGTACTTAACAGACCGTATTGCTGTTTTTGAAAATAAGCCACAACGCTACGGCACTCAGTTTGATTGGGACCAAAATGGAGAATTAAGCCCTAATCGTTTTGATGATTTGGAGAAGGTAAACAAAAGACGAAAATCTATAGGCCTTAATAGTATTGAAGAACAAACGGAACTTATAAGGCAACAGGCTAAAAATAACAATGAAGAACCTCCAAAAGACTTTAAAAAACGAAAGCAAGAAATTGAAACTTGGAAGAGAACCGTTGGCTGGATAACTTAA